The Culex pipiens pallens isolate TS chromosome 2, TS_CPP_V2, whole genome shotgun sequence DNA window cattgaaaaaacttcCTGCCCGGCTCCAATGGCTAGATCAAGTCGATGACATGAATGCAAAATGGACCGCTATTATCAAAGGAGTGCTGGCTGGTaattatctttatttaaaacattatgATATTATAAGATAAGAGTTCATCAGGGTGACAAACACTGAATTTAATCAGCTCAGATCGTTCTATACCTTCCGTCTAAATTGTAGAGCGTTAAttttccaataagaatctcactacAGTTGGAGATATTTGAGCCCGTCAAATTTTGAAACGATGTTTTCGCATGGCCGAGCCTTATTGCCTGGTGGAAACGCTTCCCCCTTGTAAGCGAAAGATTGGTAGATCAATCCTCGGCTAGGAACTAAACCAATTTGGTTCAAAACAGACACcaatacttaattttgcttaagaAATGTGGAAAAGAATTCTCGCTTgctttttcaaaaggtgtacATAGGAAATCCaaggcgcattggttgttttgaaaaagtaatctataATTGTGCTCGGATGTCATATTTTTCTTGGCACCCTAATGTTCCTGCGTGAGTGTTTAATAATTTGCTTGTGTTAGTAGTTAATATAAACTAGTAATACTTTAATCCTTATAAGATATGGAGATCACACCACGTTGGTTTTCAATTTTACTACCTTTTACAATTCAAACGTAGGGCAACATAATCTCTTGTGTGCCATGTTCTCAGCTTGTTTGCTTCTGTGTATGTAATTGGAACATCAAAAGCgaaagattaaattttcagttgCTGTGAATCCAAACCGGATTTATTTTGCTTGGCGTTTTAATCaaacttgttttgaaattaaatacttTCTAATCTGTGGCCAATTTACCACAGGTAATATGTTCGACTGGGGCGCACAGGCCGTCTCTCAAATCCTAGAAAAAGATGCCGGCTTTGGCTTGGAAGAGGCTCTGGAGCGAATACAGAAACGACCATGGCTAGTAGATTGCCTAGAGCAATGGCTGGAAAGGATGAAGGTAAGAGGTCAGAGTAATTATATCAAAAGGCATAAACTTTACTCAAATACTTTTACAGGGACCAGCACATTCGTGTGCTACCATCTTTACCGACAACTCAGGAATTGATATTGTCCTAGGGATACTGCCTTTGGTGCGCGAGCTTCTGCTGCGTAAAACCAAAGTTTTGCTCTGCGCCAACACAGAACCCGCACTGAACGACATCACGTACGAAGAGCTCAACGAGGTCGTCAAAGAGTGCTGCTCTGAATGCGAAACAATCAACCAAGCGTACCATTCGGGAATGCTGAAAATTGTCGGAAATGATCAGAATGGTCCCTGTCTTGATTTTCGAAACATTTCGCAAGGTGCGTGTAAAAATATCCGTTTGATGCTATTATTTACTCTCTTTCTTAATTTCCAGAATTGTCTGATGCCACCGCGGATAGCGATCTGCTCATTATAGTCGGAATGGCAAGAGCATTGCACACCAATTTGAACGCGAAATTTTCATGCGATGCATTGAAATTGGCGGTTGTTAAAAACGAGTGGCTCGCGAATTACCTCGGAGGAGATACTTTTTCCGTAATCTGTAAATATGAAAAAGTATGATATTATGTATTGATTTGATCTGGTTGatgatgattataataaaatatcGAAACAAACcacatttattttatgttgCATCTTTTTCCTTCGGTTTCAGCTTTGAAGTTGACTAagatacaacaacaacaagaaaccatccactttaacgacccacaGGCCTTTTATGGTCTCTATtgaaagtttctgctcgaaAGGCTTGAATGAGGAAAACACTCGAATGTTGCTGCTACTGATCATCAGCGGGGATCAGGGCAATCAGGAAAACGACTATTAcacttggaatgacttaacgccataacaacaactaaggccgtaaccgacgttttacttcgcCATCCGATggggcagatgggaatcgaacccattgTCATCCGCTTagaaagcgaacagcgtaaccattcagccacgcctgcTGACCATGTCtaagatcaaaaaaaaataaaccatccacattaacgacccccgggtctttgtggtctctattgcaagtttctgctcgaacctaggagtccgaaggcttgaatggggaaagcacccaaacctctttctactccaaggaaccttccaccccagtgtttgaactgaagacctttggattgagtccaaccgccgccagcgtttccaccggagtaggtttggtttgttgtgttgtttgtacatatggcatggagacgactcctaacaaccaaggccgggaccgacattttacttcctcatccgatcgaaggttgcagcagatgggaatcgaacccagaatcatccgcttacaaagcagacagcgtaaccattcggccacgcactggcACATGTCTAAGATATAGTgaactcaaaattaaaaaaaatccgtcgaATTGTGCGAAAAACGAACAGCTTCGGATTGCCATTAATGGCGTCGCAGATCAGAAGCTGTACGTCGGCTCCGTCTACATCAGCCCAGATCTCGCCAGAAATTCAGCAGTTATTGAGTCACACTTTAACTCGGCCTCCGCTGTGGCCGAAACGATGCGTCCGAACGATTTGCACCTGCTTCTCGGCGATTACAACCAGCCCAAAATAACTTGGGTAAAATTCAATTCGAGACACGCGCACCCCAGTTTTTCGTCTGCATCTTATCCGCTTTCCAGTTCTACACTAATTGACGGCATGGCACTGCTTGAAATGAAACAGTTGAATGATGTTAGCAACAACTTGAATCGCACACTTGATTTGGTGCTCATAGATGACTACTGCTCTGTCGCTGAGGCTTCGGAAGCGCTGCTTAGAATCGACCCGCCACATCCCCCACTGGAGGTAACTGTTTCGCTGAGGGTGCCAGTGCCGTTCATCGACGAACCTGATACCCGATCTTACAACTTCTATAAGGCGGATTTTCCCGCCCTCAATCGCGCACTTCTCGGAGTAAACTGGAATGCCCTCAATGAAACGCAGAATGTGGATAAAGCTGTGGCATTCTTCAACTCTACACTGAAAACCTTCTTCAGAGATCACGTTCCAACTCGTGCACCCCCTCGAAAACCTCCCTGGTCCAATGATCGCATGAAAAAACTGAAACGACGGCGTGCCGCTGCTTTGAGGAAGTATTCAGCTAGACGGAATCCTGTAACCCAACGCGCCTTCCGTCTCGCCAGCAAACGTTACACGCACTACAAAAGACACCGTTATGGAATCCGTGTTCGCCGTACTCAAGAGAATCTGAAACGTAATCCAAAACTTTTCTGGTCTTTTGTGAACGAGAAACGCAAAGAAACCGGGCTCCTAGCTAAAATGTTCCTCGGCGAAGCTAACTCTACTTCCACGGAGGAGACGTGCAACTTGTTCGCTCAGCACTTTTGAGCGTATTTCGTCCATCGCCTGCAACTCCGGATCAAGTGCGCAGCACTGTCCCCGCAGACGCACTTCACCTGAGCGCTGTACAAATTACGGAGGAGGACGTACGAATGGCGATCGCAAAGCTGAAGTCCTCATCGTCTGCCGGACCTGACGGAATCCCATCAATTGAGCTGAAATCCTGTGCTGTCACCGTCACAAAACGAAATCATCGTACATGTTCCCAATTTTCAAGAAAGGGGATAAGCGGGACGTTTCCAATTACCGGGGAATAACATCTCTTTGTGCCGGTTCCAAACTTATGGAAATCATCGTAAACAAGCTCCTGATAAACGCAACGAACGCAACGAAGGGTTACACCTCAACAGCACAGAACGGGTTCTTTTCGGGACGCTCGACAAGAACAAACTTAGTCGTCTTCATCTCATTCTGCAAACGAAACATGGAAGGCGGAGGACAAGTGGATGTGTTCGACAGGATCGACCACCGCATCTTACTCGCCAAGCTCGACCACCTCGGCGTTTCATGCAAAGTCGTCAACTGGGTTGCATCGTACCTGACTGGCAGAACACTCTCGGTCAATATCGGTGCTTCCGAATCAGTGCCGTTCTGTATGACGTCTGGCGTTCCTCAAGGGAGTAATATAGGACCAAGCTTCTTCTCTGTCTACTACAACGGCGTTACCTTTGTGCTCCCACCCGGAAGCAGAATTCTCTACGCCGACGACCTAAAGATTTACCAGCCAATTCACAACGTGGACGCCTGCAGGGTGCTCCAACAGCTGATTGAGTTTTTACTCAGTGGTgtgattcaaatttgttgtCAGTAAGTTTCTCTAAATGTTCTATTATCTCTTTCACACGCAAAAAACACCCCAGCCTTACACCATCGGAGCCTTACATCTCGG harbors:
- the LOC120419451 gene encoding 4'-phosphopantetheine phosphatase isoform X1 gives rise to the protein MSSSSSKGFPLLQDLASYIPDSLDLNRDAAAKEYWFGCFDRLVLKFELQAAKSQSSDPSADARAAQFREHYQEKLRQLKKANVDPNDQPLTIRTLLELNQKSLRLYGFSDPWKEQKNLENEASLKKLPARLQWLDQVDDMNAKWTAIIKGVLAGNMFDWGAQAVSQILEKDAGFGLEEALERIQKRPWLVDCLEQWLERMKGPAHSCATIFTDNSGIDIVLGILPLVRELLLRKTKVLLCANTEPALNDITYEELNEVVKECCSECETINQAYHSGMLKIVGNDQNGPCLDFRNISQELSDATADSDLLIIVGMARALHTNLNAKFSCDALKLAVVKNEWLANYLGGDTFSVICKYEKL
- the LOC120419451 gene encoding 4'-phosphopantetheine phosphatase isoform X2; translation: MSSSSSKGFPLLQDLASYIPDSLDLNRDAAAKEYWFGCFDRLVLKFELQAAKSQSSDPSADARAAQFREHYQEKLRQLKKANVDPNDQPLTIRTLLELNQKSLRLYGFSDPWKEQKNLENEASLKKLPARLQWLDQVDDMNAKWTAIIKGVLAGNMFDWGAQAVSQILEKDAGFGLEEALERIQKRPWLVDCLEQWLERMKGPAHSCATIFTDNSGIDIVLGILPLVRELLLRKTKVLLCANTEPALNDITYEELNEVVKECCSECETINQAYHSGMLKIVGNDQNGPCLDFRNISQELSDATADSDLLIIVGMARALHTNLNAKFSCDALKLAVVKNEWLANYLGGDTFSVICKYEKV